In the Oryzihumus leptocrescens genome, one interval contains:
- a CDS encoding ABC transporter permease: MILSTRAKFLLRVAVVLGLAVIYVPLLVVLVNSFNTSRTFGWPPSGFTLEWWQRAAASEGVLNAVATSVKAGLGATAIALVLGTMAAFAVQRFRFFGRESVSFLVLLPIALPGIVTGIALNNAFRSLLGGLSLMTVIIGHATFCIVVVYNNVLARLRRSGTSLEEASADLGAGLGQTFRLVTLPVIRSALFAGGLLAFALSFDEIIVTTFTASPGVQTLPLWIFGNLFRPNQAPVVNVVAAVLIVVSFVPVYLVQRIGGGESAGGRI, from the coding sequence GTGATCCTGTCCACCCGCGCCAAGTTCCTGCTGCGGGTCGCCGTGGTGCTCGGGCTCGCCGTGATCTACGTGCCGCTGCTCGTGGTGCTGGTCAACAGCTTCAACACCTCCCGCACCTTCGGCTGGCCGCCCTCGGGGTTCACGCTGGAGTGGTGGCAGCGGGCCGCGGCCAGCGAGGGCGTGCTCAACGCGGTGGCCACCAGCGTCAAGGCGGGTCTCGGTGCCACCGCCATCGCCCTCGTCCTCGGGACGATGGCGGCGTTCGCCGTCCAGCGGTTCCGCTTCTTCGGGCGCGAGTCGGTGTCGTTCCTGGTGCTGCTGCCGATCGCGCTGCCGGGCATCGTCACCGGCATCGCGCTGAACAATGCCTTCCGGTCCCTGCTCGGCGGGCTCAGCCTGATGACGGTGATCATCGGCCACGCGACGTTCTGCATCGTCGTGGTCTACAACAACGTCCTCGCCCGGCTCCGCCGCAGTGGCACGTCGCTGGAGGAGGCCTCGGCCGACCTGGGGGCGGGCCTCGGCCAGACGTTCCGGCTGGTCACCCTGCCGGTGATCCGCTCGGCGCTGTTCGCCGGCGGCCTGCTGGCGTTCGCGCTGTCCTTCGACGAGATCATCGTGACCACGTTCACCGCCAGTCCGGGGGTGCAGACCCTGCCGCTGTGGATCTTCGGCAACCTGTTCCGCCCCAACCAGGCGCCCGTGGTCAACGTCGTGGCGGCGGTGCTCATCGTCGTCTCGTTCGTGCCGGTCTACCTCGTGCAGCGCATCGGCGGCGGCGAGAGCGCCGGCGGCCGCATCTGA
- a CDS encoding spermidine synthase: MSAEEVGFVPDDDGRGGVTVMLGDTPQSHVDPGDPTHLVFDYVQYFACVLQTLPPGPLGVTHIGGGGMTLARWVNAERPSSPQIVLEPHTTLTEAVRRELPLPRRHRIRVRPLDGRTGVGQLADASADVVVLDAYAAGRVPAELTTSEFLAGVARVLKPGGLLLANLADEPGLRYVARVAAAARPSLPHLALVASVEVLKGRRFGNTVLVAGRAPLDEDELLRRVRRMPFPAGVRGAAELARMVQAARPFTDADPGMSPPPPPAKGWRVR, translated from the coding sequence TTGAGTGCCGAGGAGGTCGGGTTCGTCCCGGACGACGACGGGCGCGGCGGCGTGACGGTCATGCTCGGCGACACCCCGCAGTCGCACGTCGACCCGGGCGACCCGACCCACCTGGTCTTCGACTACGTGCAGTACTTCGCGTGCGTGCTGCAGACGCTGCCGCCCGGACCGCTCGGCGTGACCCACATCGGCGGCGGCGGGATGACCCTGGCGCGCTGGGTCAACGCCGAGCGCCCCAGCTCCCCGCAGATCGTGCTCGAGCCGCACACCACACTCACCGAGGCCGTGCGCCGCGAGCTGCCACTGCCCCGCAGGCACCGCATCCGGGTGCGCCCGCTGGACGGTCGCACCGGCGTCGGGCAGCTCGCCGACGCCAGCGCGGACGTGGTGGTCCTCGACGCGTATGCCGCGGGCCGGGTCCCCGCCGAGCTCACCACGAGCGAGTTCCTGGCCGGGGTGGCCCGCGTGCTCAAGCCCGGCGGGCTGCTGCTGGCCAACCTCGCCGACGAGCCCGGGCTGCGCTACGTCGCCCGGGTGGCCGCCGCGGCCCGGCCGAGCTTGCCGCACCTGGCCCTGGTCGCCAGCGTGGAGGTGCTCAAGGGCCGGCGGTTCGGCAACACGGTGCTGGTCGCCGGACGCGCACCGCTCGATGAGGACGAGCTGCTCCGCCGGGTTCGCCGGATGCCGTTCCCGGCCGGCGTGCGCGGGGCGGCCGAGCTGGCGCGGATGGTGCAGGCCGCCCGCCCGTTCACCGACGCCGACCCCGGGATGTCCCCTCCCCCGCCACCGGCGAAGGGGTGGCGGGTGCGCTAG
- a CDS encoding zinc-dependent alcohol dehydrogenase family protein, translated as MKATTIHAPFDIRLSDVPEPTLLAPTDAIVRVTASCICGSDLWPYRGENPITEGSRIGHEFVGIVEEVGSSVSSVKPGDFVIAPFMYSDNTCPHCQNGIQSACSTGGFWGGHDHDGGLVDGGQGEIVRVPLADGTLVATPEVPDESLVASLLSLSDVMGTGWHAAVAAQVSEGDTVVVVGDGAVGLSGVLAAHRMGAARVVAMSRHAARQTIAREFGATDVIAERGEEGIAAALELTKGVGADAVLECVGTDQAMKTAIAVARPGATVGYVGVPHGIELPLRDMFVRNVGLAGGIAPVREYLPQLRDDVLSGAINPGLVFDLEIPLSEVAEGYAAMHERRAIKTMLRP; from the coding sequence GTGAAGGCCACGACGATCCACGCCCCGTTCGACATCCGACTCTCCGACGTGCCCGAGCCGACCCTGCTCGCGCCGACCGACGCCATCGTGCGCGTCACCGCCTCGTGCATCTGCGGCTCCGACCTGTGGCCCTACCGCGGCGAGAACCCGATCACCGAGGGCTCGCGGATCGGCCACGAGTTCGTCGGCATCGTCGAGGAGGTCGGCTCATCCGTCTCCTCGGTCAAGCCGGGGGACTTCGTCATCGCGCCGTTCATGTACTCCGACAACACGTGCCCGCACTGCCAGAACGGCATCCAGTCCGCCTGCTCGACCGGCGGGTTCTGGGGCGGGCACGACCACGACGGCGGCCTCGTCGACGGCGGGCAGGGCGAGATCGTCCGCGTCCCGCTGGCCGACGGCACGCTCGTCGCGACCCCCGAGGTCCCGGACGAGTCGCTGGTCGCCTCGCTGCTGAGCCTGTCCGACGTCATGGGCACCGGCTGGCACGCCGCGGTCGCCGCGCAGGTCTCCGAGGGCGACACCGTCGTCGTCGTGGGTGACGGCGCTGTCGGCCTCTCCGGCGTCCTCGCCGCGCACCGCATGGGTGCCGCCCGCGTCGTCGCCATGTCGCGGCACGCCGCCCGCCAGACCATCGCCCGCGAGTTCGGCGCCACCGACGTCATCGCCGAGCGCGGCGAGGAGGGCATCGCGGCCGCGCTCGAGCTGACCAAGGGCGTCGGCGCGGACGCGGTGCTGGAGTGCGTCGGCACGGACCAGGCGATGAAGACCGCGATCGCCGTGGCCCGCCCCGGCGCGACCGTCGGCTACGTCGGGGTGCCGCACGGCATCGAGCTGCCGCTGCGCGACATGTTCGTGCGCAACGTCGGCCTCGCCGGTGGCATCGCCCCGGTGCGCGAGTACCTCCCGCAGCTGCGCGACGACGTGCTCTCCGGCGCGATCAACCCCGGCCTCGTGTTCGACCTCGAGATCCCGCTGTCCGAGGTCGCCGAGGGCTACGCCGCGATGCACGAGCGCCGCGCCATCAAGACGATGCTGCGTCCGTAG
- a CDS encoding sterol carrier family protein — MPPRRRIAPTAGLQALQVWRADPSAADRTTVATAVRFTLEELAARAPGRTLEVRVPPYGAVQCIEGPTHTRGTPPNVIETDAPTWLALVTGELGWADAEAGGSVRASGQRADLSGLLPLISKS, encoded by the coding sequence ATGCCTCCTCGTCGTCGCATCGCGCCCACCGCCGGACTGCAGGCGCTGCAGGTATGGCGCGCCGACCCGTCCGCGGCCGACCGCACCACCGTGGCCACCGCAGTCCGGTTCACCCTCGAGGAGCTGGCCGCCCGCGCACCGGGACGGACGCTGGAGGTCCGCGTCCCGCCATACGGCGCGGTGCAGTGCATCGAGGGGCCGACCCACACCCGGGGCACGCCGCCGAACGTCATCGAGACCGACGCGCCGACCTGGCTGGCCCTGGTGACCGGCGAGCTGGGCTGGGCCGACGCGGAGGCGGGAGGCAGCGTCCGGGCCAGCGGCCAGCGGGCGGACCTGTCCGGGCTGCTCCCACTGATAAGCAAAAGTTGA
- a CDS encoding transporter substrate-binding domain-containing protein produces the protein MHRRLAAIPLALTSVLALAACGSGSSAKTDTASGLAKAGVITTCTHLPYPPFQSEQGGKVVGFDVDVVDRAAKDLGVKQAFLDTPFENFKTGAFLNTRQCDVAAAGITITDERKKNVDFSEPYFDATQALLVKKGSSIANLAGAKGHKIGAQTQTTGEEFATKQGLDPVSFESSDALLNGLRTGQVEAVITDYPVVAGWLKKPDLAAEFEVKDNLNTSEQYGIMVRKGNTKLVAALNKAIAEMKADGSYKASYEKWIGPYVPATTATSATK, from the coding sequence ATGCATCGTCGTCTCGCCGCCATCCCGCTTGCCCTGACCTCCGTCCTCGCCCTCGCCGCGTGTGGCTCGGGCAGCAGCGCGAAGACCGACACGGCGAGCGGCCTGGCCAAGGCCGGCGTCATCACGACCTGCACCCACCTGCCCTACCCGCCGTTCCAGTCCGAGCAGGGCGGCAAGGTCGTCGGGTTCGACGTCGACGTGGTCGACCGGGCGGCGAAGGACCTCGGGGTCAAGCAGGCCTTCCTCGACACCCCGTTCGAGAACTTCAAGACCGGCGCGTTCCTCAACACCCGGCAGTGCGACGTGGCCGCCGCGGGCATCACGATCACCGACGAGCGCAAGAAGAACGTCGACTTCTCCGAGCCGTACTTCGACGCCACGCAGGCGCTGCTGGTCAAGAAGGGCAGCAGCATCGCGAACCTCGCCGGCGCCAAGGGGCACAAGATCGGCGCCCAGACCCAGACCACGGGTGAGGAGTTCGCGACGAAGCAGGGGCTGGACCCGGTCTCGTTCGAGTCCAGCGACGCGCTGCTCAACGGCCTGCGCACCGGCCAGGTCGAGGCCGTCATCACCGACTACCCGGTCGTCGCCGGCTGGCTGAAGAAGCCCGACCTGGCCGCCGAGTTCGAGGTCAAGGACAACCTCAACACCAGCGAGCAGTACGGGATCATGGTCCGCAAGGGCAACACCAAGCTCGTCGCCGCGCTGAACAAGGCGATCGCGGAGATGAAGGCCGACGGGTCCTACAAGGCCAGCTACGAGAAGTGGATCGGCCCCTACGTCCCGGCCACAACGGCCACTTCGGCCACGAAGTAG
- a CDS encoding amino acid ABC transporter permease — MALSPRQRRRWSRGAQYAVFVAVVVLVAVKADWAQLQNQFAQGDLAGQLFPDIITVALRNTVVYTLAGFVVGLALGVAIALMRLSSVGPYRWFATVYVELFRGLPAVIVFILIGVAIPLAFPTAVIPGGTTGKVALALGLVAAAYMAETIRAGIQAVPRGQVEAARSLGFSHAKAMRSIVIPQAFRIVIPPMANELVLLFKDSSLVLFFGVTIAERELTAFGRNLASESANSTPILVSGLCYLLLTIPLGFLARWLEARGARSR; from the coding sequence GTGGCGCTCTCACCCCGCCAGCGACGACGGTGGTCGCGCGGCGCGCAGTATGCCGTGTTCGTCGCCGTGGTCGTGCTGGTCGCGGTCAAGGCCGACTGGGCGCAGCTGCAGAACCAGTTCGCCCAGGGCGACCTGGCCGGCCAGCTGTTCCCGGACATCATCACCGTCGCGCTGCGCAACACCGTCGTCTACACCCTCGCCGGGTTCGTCGTCGGCCTGGCGCTCGGCGTGGCCATCGCGCTGATGCGGCTCTCGTCGGTCGGGCCCTACCGGTGGTTCGCCACGGTCTACGTCGAGCTGTTCCGGGGGCTGCCGGCCGTCATCGTCTTCATCCTCATCGGCGTGGCCATCCCGCTGGCGTTCCCCACGGCCGTCATCCCCGGCGGGACCACCGGCAAGGTGGCGCTGGCGCTGGGACTCGTGGCCGCGGCATACATGGCCGAGACGATCCGTGCCGGCATCCAGGCGGTGCCGCGCGGGCAGGTGGAGGCGGCGCGCTCGCTCGGCTTCAGCCACGCGAAGGCGATGCGCTCGATCGTCATCCCGCAGGCGTTCCGCATCGTCATCCCGCCGATGGCCAACGAGCTCGTCCTGCTGTTCAAGGACTCCTCGCTGGTGCTGTTCTTCGGCGTGACCATCGCCGAGCGCGAGCTGACCGCGTTCGGGCGCAACCTGGCCAGCGAGAGCGCCAACTCGACGCCGATCCTGGTGAGCGGGCTGTGCTACCTGCTGCTGACCATCCCGCTGGGCTTCCTCGCCCGGTGGCTCGAGGCGAGGGGAGCCCGGTCCCGATGA
- a CDS encoding amino acid ABC transporter ATP-binding protein has translation MSTDTTPEIRLAGLRKSFGDLEVLRGIDLEVTKGQVVCVIGPSGSGKSTLLRCVNLLEQPSAGTVTVGGVELTDPDADLDRERRRIGMVFQQFNLFGHLSVLDNVALPQRRVLGTDRATAERVARDNLARVGLADKASAFPAQLSGGQQQRAAIARALAMGPEVMLFDEPTSALDPELVGDVLAVMRSLAEEGMTMLVVTHEMSFAREVADRVVFMDGGHVVEDGPARQVIGDPRHERTRGFLARVLDPAAAPLEAGAD, from the coding sequence ATGAGCACCGACACGACACCGGAGATCAGGCTCGCCGGCCTGCGCAAGAGCTTCGGCGACCTCGAGGTGCTGCGCGGCATCGACCTCGAGGTCACCAAGGGTCAGGTGGTCTGCGTCATCGGGCCGAGCGGGTCGGGCAAGTCCACGCTGCTGCGCTGCGTCAACCTGCTCGAGCAGCCGAGCGCCGGCACGGTCACGGTCGGCGGAGTCGAGCTGACCGACCCGGACGCCGACCTCGACCGGGAGCGGCGGCGGATCGGCATGGTGTTCCAGCAGTTCAACCTCTTCGGGCACCTGTCGGTGCTCGACAACGTCGCCCTGCCGCAGCGGCGGGTCCTCGGCACCGACAGGGCCACCGCCGAGCGGGTCGCTCGCGACAACCTGGCGCGGGTGGGCCTGGCGGACAAGGCGAGCGCCTTCCCCGCCCAGCTCTCCGGGGGCCAGCAGCAACGGGCGGCCATCGCCCGCGCCCTGGCGATGGGGCCGGAGGTGATGCTCTTCGACGAGCCGACGTCGGCGCTCGACCCGGAGCTGGTCGGCGACGTGCTGGCGGTCATGCGCTCGCTGGCCGAGGAGGGCATGACGATGCTGGTCGTCACCCACGAGATGAGCTTCGCCCGCGAGGTCGCCGACCGGGTGGTGTTCATGGACGGCGGCCACGTGGTCGAGGACGGCCCGGCGCGCCAGGTGATCGGGGACCCCCGGCACGAGCGCACCCGCGGGTTCCTGGCCCGCGTGCTCGACCCGGCTGCCGCCCCTCTGGAGGCCGGGGCAGACTGA
- a CDS encoding LLM class flavin-dependent oxidoreductase, with the protein MRFGLTILPEHRWSDAAPMWRQADEWGFDHAWTYDHLTWAGLPDEPWFGTTPTLTAAAMVTERVRLGTFVASPNYRHPVTFMRDLLALDDVSGGRVIAGLGTGGDLDSRLLGDPGLSVRQRVDRFEEFVTLLDRVLTEDHVDHDGEFFRAQDARTLPGCVQQPRIPFVMAANGPRSLRLAARFGAGWVTTGPKVDALEEWFTAVGALSERLTQTLADAGRDGEGFERYLNLDSSPQFSMESVGAFEDLVGRAAELGFTDVISHWPRPEGVYAGRREVLEQVATEVVPRLRADLP; encoded by the coding sequence ATGCGATTCGGCCTGACCATCCTGCCCGAGCACCGCTGGAGCGACGCCGCGCCGATGTGGCGGCAGGCCGACGAGTGGGGCTTCGACCACGCCTGGACCTATGACCACCTCACGTGGGCGGGGCTGCCGGACGAGCCGTGGTTCGGCACCACGCCGACGCTGACCGCGGCGGCGATGGTCACCGAGCGGGTCCGGCTGGGCACGTTCGTGGCCTCGCCGAACTACCGCCACCCGGTGACGTTCATGCGCGACCTGCTCGCCCTCGACGACGTCTCCGGCGGGCGGGTCATCGCCGGCCTGGGCACCGGCGGTGACCTCGACTCGCGCCTCCTCGGCGACCCGGGGCTGAGCGTGAGGCAGCGGGTCGACCGGTTCGAGGAGTTCGTGACCCTGCTCGACCGGGTGCTGACCGAGGACCACGTCGACCACGACGGGGAGTTCTTCCGGGCGCAGGACGCCCGCACGCTGCCCGGGTGCGTGCAGCAGCCGCGGATCCCGTTCGTCATGGCCGCCAACGGCCCGCGCTCACTGCGGCTGGCGGCGCGGTTCGGCGCCGGGTGGGTCACCACCGGCCCGAAGGTGGACGCGCTGGAGGAGTGGTTCACCGCCGTGGGTGCCCTCTCGGAGCGGCTCACGCAGACCCTGGCCGACGCCGGACGCGACGGCGAGGGCTTCGAGCGCTACCTCAACCTCGACTCCTCGCCGCAGTTCTCGATGGAGAGCGTCGGTGCGTTCGAGGACCTGGTCGGGCGGGCGGCCGAGCTCGGCTTCACCGACGTGATCAGCCACTGGCCGCGGCCCGAGGGCGTGTATGCCGGTCGGCGTGAGGTCCTGGAGCAGGTCGCCACCGAGGTCGTCCCCCGCCTCCGCGCCGACCTGCCCTGA
- a CDS encoding anti-sigma factor — protein sequence MNDDIHGLSGAYAVDAVEGEERVAFEQHLAVCSQCRDEVATLRAAAGELAGLTEVTPPPSLRAAVLRDISSVRPLPPVVDRPEGALQLAEPAVVVVPAPEAPVSEAKEPVNPAPDAPAASAAPDELAQRRTRRLATPARWLIGVAAAALLALAVVWQPWQQSSTPLDLTQRVLASADAQRFGKTLGGARATIVRSPSLGKAVIIADNMPAAPAGHVYEVWLQHKDGTMVRAGLMPEGSQKQVSMVLDGDAAQAVGAGITVEPAGGSTSPTTPPIALFPFA from the coding sequence ATGAACGACGACATCCACGGCCTGTCCGGCGCCTACGCCGTCGACGCGGTCGAGGGCGAGGAGCGGGTCGCGTTCGAGCAGCACCTCGCGGTGTGCAGCCAGTGCCGCGACGAGGTCGCGACCCTGCGCGCCGCGGCCGGCGAGCTCGCCGGCCTGACCGAGGTCACCCCTCCGCCATCCCTGCGCGCCGCCGTGCTGCGGGACATCTCCTCCGTGCGGCCCCTGCCGCCGGTCGTCGACAGGCCCGAGGGTGCCCTCCAGCTCGCCGAGCCCGCCGTGGTGGTGGTGCCGGCGCCCGAGGCGCCGGTGTCCGAGGCCAAGGAGCCGGTCAACCCGGCGCCGGACGCCCCGGCTGCCTCCGCCGCCCCCGACGAGCTCGCCCAACGGCGGACCCGCCGCCTCGCCACGCCGGCCCGGTGGCTGATCGGGGTCGCCGCCGCGGCCCTGCTCGCCCTGGCCGTGGTGTGGCAGCCGTGGCAGCAGTCCAGCACGCCGCTCGACCTCACCCAGCGTGTCCTGGCATCCGCCGACGCCCAGCGTTTCGGCAAGACCCTCGGCGGGGCCCGCGCGACCATCGTGCGCTCCCCGAGCCTGGGCAAGGCGGTCATCATCGCCGACAACATGCCCGCCGCACCGGCCGGCCACGTCTACGAGGTGTGGCTCCAGCACAAGGACGGGACCATGGTCAGGGCCGGCCTCATGCCCGAGGGCAGCCAGAAGCAGGTGAGCATGGTGCTCGACGGCGACGCCGCCCAGGCGGTCGGGGCCGGCATCACGGTGGAGCCCGCCGGTGGCTCCACGAGTCCGACCACACCCCCGATCGCGCTGTTCCCCTTCGCCTGA
- the sigK gene encoding ECF RNA polymerase sigma factor SigK, with product MVRMALVPPVDPSLGGTGVPSGGPGDARPTELAELLKGCSLGDEQAFTRLYDATSSRLFGLVLRVVRDRAQAEEVTQDVFLEIWRMSARFDADRGSALSWMLTIAHRKAVDRVRSAEAAGRRDAAYEARNQSPAYDATSEEAHRRLDAQRVRRALDTLTEAQRGALELAYFGGYTHREVAAMLELPVGTAKTRIRDGLIRLRDTLGLES from the coding sequence ATGGTCCGCATGGCACTGGTCCCTCCGGTCGATCCGTCGCTCGGGGGGACGGGTGTGCCCTCCGGCGGCCCGGGCGACGCCCGGCCCACCGAGCTCGCGGAGCTGCTCAAGGGCTGCTCGCTCGGGGACGAGCAGGCCTTCACCCGGCTGTATGACGCGACCTCCTCCCGCCTGTTCGGCCTCGTCCTGCGCGTGGTCCGCGACCGCGCGCAGGCCGAGGAGGTCACCCAGGACGTGTTCCTGGAGATCTGGCGGATGAGCGCCCGGTTCGATGCCGACCGCGGGTCGGCCCTGTCCTGGATGCTCACCATCGCCCACCGGAAGGCGGTCGACCGGGTCCGGTCGGCCGAGGCGGCGGGACGACGCGACGCGGCGTACGAGGCCCGGAACCAGTCCCCGGCCTACGACGCCACGAGCGAGGAGGCTCATCGCCGCCTGGACGCCCAACGGGTGCGCCGGGCACTGGACACGCTCACCGAGGCCCAGCGCGGGGCGCTCGAGCTGGCCTACTTCGGGGGCTACACACATCGGGAGGTGGCAGCCATGCTGGAACTACCTGTCGGCACGGCCAAGACCCGCATCCGCGATGGCCTGATCCGTCTGCGCGACACGCTAGGACTCGAGTCATGA
- a CDS encoding fasciclin domain-containing protein, protein MKIRHAGAIAGLALALPLGLAACGNSGTDAASSSSSSTSSDSMTSSPSDTMSSSSDASAMVFGASCSAVPKDGKGSFNGMATDPVATAASNNPLLSTLVTAVKQAGLVDTLNSAQGITVFAPTNDAFGKLDKATLNKAMADPKGLLTKVLTNHVVAGKLTPEQLAGTHKTLGGGSITVAGSGQDFTVDGNAKVICGNVPTANATVYIIDNVLVPKA, encoded by the coding sequence ATGAAGATCCGTCACGCCGGCGCCATCGCCGGCCTCGCCCTCGCCCTCCCGCTCGGCCTGGCAGCCTGTGGCAACAGCGGCACCGACGCTGCCAGCAGCTCCTCGTCCTCGACGTCCTCCGACTCGATGACCTCGAGCCCCTCGGACACGATGTCGTCGTCCAGCGACGCCTCGGCCATGGTCTTCGGCGCCAGCTGCTCGGCGGTGCCGAAGGACGGCAAGGGCAGCTTCAACGGCATGGCCACCGACCCGGTCGCCACCGCCGCGAGCAACAACCCGCTGCTGTCCACCCTGGTCACCGCGGTCAAGCAGGCCGGCCTGGTCGACACGCTGAACTCGGCCCAGGGCATCACCGTCTTCGCCCCGACCAACGACGCCTTCGGCAAGCTCGACAAGGCCACCCTCAACAAGGCGATGGCCGACCCCAAGGGCCTGCTGACCAAGGTGCTGACCAACCACGTCGTGGCCGGCAAGCTCACCCCCGAGCAGCTCGCGGGCACCCACAAGACCCTCGGCGGCGGATCGATCACCGTGGCCGGCTCCGGGCAGGACTTCACCGTGGACGGCAACGCCAAGGTCATCTGCGGCAACGTGCCGACGGCCAACGCCACCGTCTACATCATCGACAACGTCCTGGTCCCCAAGGCCTGA
- a CDS encoding molybdopterin-dependent oxidoreductase, translating into MGIRTAVSASWRHAVTGVLAAVAGIAAGHLVAGLTNPAASPVLAVGSTVIDATPTPVKEWAVAHFGTNDKPILLGSVTLVTLLLAAAAGVLGRRRPAVAVTFVVVLAALATAAALTRPVAAPADALPGATAAVVGLGVLALLFRLIAGGARRAGLALTAYPTAGDSRRSFLLGATGVAVGAVGVATLGQKLASSGDTGVTTLPAPRDPAPAFPAGLEARVDGISPLRTSNAAFYRVDTNLVVPRVSADRWRLRITGMVDHELTFSYRDLLAMPLIERDITMTCVSNEVGGGYVGAARWLGVRLADLLERAGVHADADQLLSTAVDGFTIGTPMKVVRDGRDALVAVGMNGKPLPDKHGFPARLVTPGLYGFVGATKWLTTLTATTYAKDQAYWTRRKWATDAPIKTSARIDAPRPLSTIQAGTTAIGGVAWAQHRGVAGVEVSIDGGPWQKATLGPDVGLDYWRQWYLPWKATSGRHQLRARAVDRTGAVQTDQRATPFPSGSSGIQEVIVLVG; encoded by the coding sequence ATGGGGATCCGCACCGCAGTCAGCGCCTCGTGGCGCCACGCCGTCACCGGCGTGCTCGCCGCCGTGGCGGGTATCGCGGCCGGGCACCTGGTGGCCGGCCTCACCAACCCGGCGGCCTCACCGGTGCTGGCGGTCGGCTCGACCGTCATCGACGCGACCCCCACCCCGGTCAAGGAGTGGGCGGTCGCCCACTTCGGGACCAACGACAAGCCGATCCTGCTGGGCAGCGTCACCCTCGTGACCCTCCTGCTCGCGGCGGCGGCGGGCGTGCTGGGCCGGCGCCGTCCCGCCGTCGCCGTGACCTTCGTCGTGGTGCTTGCCGCCCTGGCCACCGCCGCCGCCCTGACCCGTCCCGTGGCCGCCCCGGCGGACGCGCTCCCGGGCGCGACCGCCGCGGTGGTCGGGCTGGGGGTGCTCGCGCTGCTCTTCCGGCTCATCGCCGGCGGTGCGCGCCGCGCCGGACTGGCCCTCACGGCATACCCCACGGCCGGCGACAGCCGGCGCAGCTTCCTCCTCGGCGCGACCGGGGTGGCGGTGGGTGCCGTCGGCGTCGCAACCCTGGGCCAGAAGCTGGCCTCCTCCGGCGACACCGGGGTCACCACCCTGCCCGCGCCGCGCGACCCCGCACCCGCCTTCCCCGCCGGGCTCGAGGCCAGGGTCGACGGCATCTCGCCCCTGCGCACCTCCAACGCCGCGTTCTACCGGGTCGACACCAACCTCGTCGTGCCCCGGGTGAGCGCCGACCGCTGGCGGCTGCGCATCACCGGGATGGTCGACCACGAGCTGACCTTCAGCTACCGCGACCTGCTCGCGATGCCCCTCATCGAGCGCGACATCACCATGACGTGCGTCAGCAACGAGGTCGGCGGCGGCTACGTCGGGGCGGCCCGCTGGCTCGGCGTGCGCCTGGCCGACCTGCTCGAGCGGGCCGGCGTCCACGCCGACGCGGACCAGCTGCTGAGCACCGCGGTCGACGGGTTCACCATCGGCACCCCGATGAAGGTCGTCCGCGACGGCCGCGACGCGCTCGTGGCGGTCGGGATGAACGGCAAGCCGCTGCCGGACAAGCACGGCTTCCCGGCCCGGCTCGTCACCCCGGGGCTGTACGGCTTCGTCGGTGCCACCAAGTGGCTGACGACGCTGACGGCCACCACGTATGCGAAGGACCAGGCGTACTGGACCCGCCGCAAGTGGGCGACCGACGCACCGATCAAGACCTCGGCCCGCATCGACGCCCCGCGACCGCTGTCGACCATCCAGGCCGGCACCACCGCCATCGGCGGCGTCGCCTGGGCGCAGCACCGCGGGGTCGCCGGGGTCGAGGTCAGCATCGACGGCGGCCCGTGGCAGAAGGCCACCCTCGGCCCCGACGTGGGCCTCGACTACTGGCGCCAGTGGTACCTGCCGTGGAAGGCCACCTCCGGCCGTCACCAGCTGCGCGCCCGCGCCGTCGACCGCACCGGTGCGGTGCAGACCGACCAGCGTGCCACGCCGTTCCCGAGCGGTTCCAGCGGCATCCAGGAAGTCATCGTCCTGGTCGGCTGA